The stretch of DNA CTATGAGGGTACACCTAGTAACATACCGAACCTAGAAGTTAAGCTCATAAACGCTGAAAGTACTTGGGGGGCAGCCCTCTGGGAGGATAAGTACTTGCCAATCTTTTTTTTATTTTTTGGAAAAATAAAAAAAACTAAAATCCTTAAAACTTGTAAAATCAAGTTAAATAAGATAAAATGATTGTAATGCTAGAAACCAAATTTTATGAAAGTGAGGGATAAATGAAGTCAATTGGAATTATTGTGGAATATAATCCTTTTCATAATGGGCATAAACTACATTTAGATTATGCTAGAAAACAAGGGGATATAGTCATAGGAGTTATGAGTGGAGACTTTGTACAAAGGGGTGAACCAGCTCTCATTAATAAATGGGATAGGGCCAAAATGGCTTTGTTAGAAGGTTTAGATATAGTAGTGGAGTTACCAGTTTTTTATTCAACACAAAGTGCTGAAATTTTTGCTAGAGGTTCTATAAATATTTTAAAGGAACTAAGGTCTGATGAAATAGTTTTTGGTTCAGAAAGTGATAATTTAGATAAACTTCAAGAGGTTATAAAATTAGAAAGCAATTCTAATTTTATTGGAAATGTGAAAAAAAATCTTAAAGATGGAGATTCCTATCCAACAGCCTATAATAAAGAAATTAAAAATTATTTAGGAGAAGAATATGAAATTAAATCAAATGATATTTTAGGAATAGAATATTTAAGGACAATTAAGACATTAAAATTAGATATGAAGGTTAAAACTCTAAAAAGGGAAGGGAAAGGATATCATTCTTCAATTTCCACAGGGAATATATTAAGTGCAACAGGAATTAGAAAATTATTAAAAGAAGACAAAGACATAGAAAATTTTATCTCTAAAAATTCAAAGGAAATAATATTAAAAAATAAGAAAAATAAAAAGTTAGTTGATATATCACATTTTTATAATTTGATTAGATATGCTATAATTTCAAAAAGAGAAGTGTTGAAAGATATTCAAGACATTGAAGTTGGTTTTGAAAATAGAATTTATGAAATGGCATTAAAATCATCTTCCTATGAGATTTTTATGAAAAATTTAATGACTAAAAGATATACAATAGGAAGAACTCAAAGAATTTTAATTCATATTTTACTTTCTATAACAAAGGAAGATACAATAAAATTGAAAAAAGAACTTCCATATATTAGAATACTAGGTTTTTCAGATAAAGGAAGAACTTATTTAAATAAATTAAAAAAAGAAAAAAAGGATGATTTAGAGAACAGTAATATTCAAATATTAACATCCTTAAAAAATATTAAAAAAAAGTTATCAGTTGAACAATTAAGATATTTAGAATTAAACGAGGAATCTAGTTTAATTTATAGAATGATTAATAATTACGA from Fusobacterium sp. IOR10 encodes:
- a CDS encoding nucleotidyltransferase; translation: MKSIGIIVEYNPFHNGHKLHLDYARKQGDIVIGVMSGDFVQRGEPALINKWDRAKMALLEGLDIVVELPVFYSTQSAEIFARGSINILKELRSDEIVFGSESDNLDKLQEVIKLESNSNFIGNVKKNLKDGDSYPTAYNKEIKNYLGEEYEIKSNDILGIEYLRTIKTLKLDMKVKTLKREGKGYHSSISTGNILSATGIRKLLKEDKDIENFISKNSKEIILKNKKNKKLVDISHFYNLIRYAIISKREVLKDIQDIEVGFENRIYEMALKSSSYEIFMKNLMTKRYTIGRTQRILIHILLSITKEDTIKLKKELPYIRILGFSDKGRTYLNKLKKEKKDDLENSNIQILTSLKNIKKKLSVEQLRYLELNEESSLIYRMINNYEDRKIPLMKRKDEYEIR